A genomic segment from Equus przewalskii isolate Varuska chromosome X, EquPr2, whole genome shotgun sequence encodes:
- the ERAS gene encoding GTPase ERas — MGARVCCLHLFPELPAGAMALPTNPSTVDLGLGTWSPSSQEESSTAQGTPRGAEKQLPEYKAVVVGASGVGKSALTIQLNHQCFVEDHDPTIQDSYWKEVALGHGGCILNVLDTAGQATHRALRDQCLAIGDGVLGVFALDDPSSLAQLQQIWATWGPRHTQPLVLVGNKCDLVTSTGDAHAAAVALAKSWGAPFVETSAKTRQGVEEAFSLLIHEIQRVREAMAKEAAARPRGAKGRHRKATCRCGCSVA, encoded by the exons ATGGGGGCAAG GGTCTGCTGTCTCCATCTCTTCCCTGAGCTGCCTGCCGGGGCCATGGCGCTGCCAACAAATCCTAGCACGGTTGATCTGGGCCTGGGCACGTGGAGCCCTAGCTCCCAGGAGGAGAGCTCCACGGCTCAGGGCACCCCCAGGGGTGCTGAGAAGCAGCTGCCCGAGTACAAGGCGGTGGTGGTGGGCGCGAGTGGCGTGGGCAAGAGTGCGCTGACCATCCAGCTGAACCACCAGTGCTTCGTAGAAGACCACGACCCCACGATCCAGGATTCCTACTGGAAGGAGGTGGCCCTCGGCCATGGAGGCTGCATTCTGAATGTGCTGGACACGGCAGGGCAGGCCACTCATAGGGCCCTGCGTGACCAGTGCCTGGCTATTGGGGATGGTGTGCTGGGGGTCTTTGCCCTCGATGACCCTTCGTCTCTGGCCCAGCTGCAGCAGATATGGGCCACCTGGGGCCCTCGCCACACCCAGCCCCTCGTCCTTGTGGGCAACAAGTGTGACCTCGTCACCAGCACCGGAGATGCTCACGCCGCCGCTGTAGCCCTCGCGAAGAGCTGGGGGGCCCCCTTTGTGGAGACCTCAGCCAAGACACGGCAAGGTGTAGAGGAGGCCTTTTCCCTGCTCATCCATGAGATCCAAAGGGTCCGGGAGGCCATGGCGAAGGAGGCTGCGGCCCGGCCCCGGGGGGCTAAGGGCCGGCACCGGAAGGCCACATGCCGCTGTGGCTGCAGCGTGGCCTGA